From the Danaus plexippus chromosome 5, MEX_DaPlex, whole genome shotgun sequence genome, one window contains:
- the LOC133320793 gene encoding uncharacterized protein LOC133320793 has protein sequence MGSDGDAPKIDGTDAKPIFILYIHDIPLLISQYNHTCQVHTCKAHGFLATYITPSKLHFCEEYTYFRSGFFRHKGWRFWRYRCSCSDSKQCEAHVYIHKDDIIITDSQHNHHPLVYWKTKKAKFIQLASGSKLLLYKKYTFSRSGKTRGGGSRFTCSSSNSKKCKAHIHVNKDNVITLAAAEHTHEPLKYMDTKEGYVRINPKYPYHYNVQAEIFADD, from the exons ATGGGTTCAGATGGGGATGCACCAAAAATAGATGGCACAGATGCAAAGCCTATCTTCATTT tatatatacatGATATTCCCTTATTAATTTCTCAATACAATCATACGTGTCAAGTGCACACATGTAAAGCTCATGGTTTTCTAGCGACATACATCACCCCATCCAAACTTCACTTCTGCGAGGAGTACACCTACTTTAGGAGCGGCTTCTTCCGTCACAAGGGCTGGAGGTTCTGGAGGTACAGGTGTTCCTGTTCCGACAGCAAGCAATGCGAGGCTCACGTGTACATACACAAAGACGACATCATCATAACCGATAGCCAGCACAATCATCATCCTCTAGTTTATTGGAAGACAAAAAAAG CCAAGTTCATACAACTAGCCTCCGGAAGTAAGTTGCTATTATACAAGAAGTATACGTTTTCTCGCAGCGGCAAAACAAGAGGAGGTGGCTCCAGATTCACCTGCTCCAGCTCGAACAGCAAGAAGTGCAAGGCTCACATCCACGTCAACAAAGACAACGTGATCACACTCGCCGCGGCAGAACATACGCACGAACCCTTGAAATATATGGACACCAAGGAAGGCTATGTGCGAATAAATCCCAAGTACCCATACCATTATAACGTCCAGGCGGAAATCTTTGCTgacgattaa
- the LOC133320794 gene encoding uncharacterized protein LOC133320794: LNLAISKSNDVFITGLREFDNGRKRYCLGGYTFYKHKPILRGDASRWLCTRRQCPVYLHLDSDLNLLYRPSREHPHPPVCIYRNASGLIEFGNGRTRYYLNGYTYYKIGYIHKGIAMRWQCTRRACPVYIHLDEEMNLIHPPSREHRHPTIRLHRTAVGTYVKI, encoded by the exons ttgaatcTAGCGATTTCCAAATCTAATGATGTTTTCATCACAGGGCTGCGTGAATTTGACAACGGTAGGAAGAGGTACTGCCTAGGTGGGTACACCTTCTATAAGCACAAGCCCATACTGCGAGGGGATGCCAGTCGTTGGCTGTGCACCAGGCGGCAATGCCCTGTGTATTTACACCTGGATAGCGATCTGAACCTTCTTTACCGACCTTCCAGAGAACATCCGCATCCGCCCGTTTGTATTTACAGGAACGCAAGCG GTCTTATAGAGTTCGGTAACGGAAGAACCAGATATTACCTGAACGGCTACACATATTATAAGATCGGCTACATTCATAAAGGTATCGCTATGAGATGGCAGTGCACACGGCGGGCTTGTCCAGTCTATATTCATCTGGATGAAGAGATGAACCTCATCCATCCACCATCAAGGGAGCACCGCCATCCAACCATCCGACTGCACAGAACAGCCGTTGGAACCTACGTCAAAATATAG